In Struthio camelus isolate bStrCam1 chromosome 4, bStrCam1.hap1, whole genome shotgun sequence, a genomic segment contains:
- the NDNF gene encoding protein NDNF isoform X3, with product MLSVDTRMLLLHCALLLLLLPLSSRTQKLPTRDEELFQMQIRDKAFFHDSSVIPDGAEISSYLFRDTPKRYFFVVEEDNTPLAVTVTPCDAPLEWKLSVQELPEEASGEGSGEPEPLEQQKQQITNEEGTELFSYKGNDVEYFVSSSSPSGLYQLDLLSTEKDTHFKVYATTTPESDQPYPELPYDPRIDVTSLGRTTVTLAWKPSPTASLLKQPIQYCIVINKEHNFKSLCAVEAKLSSDDAFMMAPKPGLDFSPFDFALFGFPSDNNSGKERGFLKSSSKFGRQMSSKPRVDLHKICIGNKNIFTVSDLKPDTQYYFDMFAVNTNTNMSTAYVGTFARTKEEAKQKTVELKDGKVTDVFIKRKGAKFLRFAPVSSHQKVTFSVHSCLDAVQIQVRRDGKLLLSQNVEGVRQFQLRGKAKAKYLIRLKGSKKGASMLKILATTRPNKQSFPSLPEDTRIKAFDKLRTCSSVTVAWLGTQERNKFCIYKKEVDDNFNEEQKKREQNQCLGPDTRKKSEKVLCKYFHSQNIQKAVTTETIRGLQPGKSYLLDVYVIGHGGHSVKYQSKLVKTRKFC from the exons ATGCTGTCTGTGGATACCAG GATGCTCCTGCTTCACTGCgctctgcttttgctgctgctgccgctcagcTCAAGGACGCAGAAGTTGCCTACCAGAGATGAGGAGCTCTTCCAAATGCAGATCCGGGACAAAGCATTTTTTCATGATTCATCAGTAATCCCAGATGGAGCTGAAATTAGCAGCTATCTCTTCCGAGACACACCTAAAAG GTATTTCTTTGTGGTTGAAGAGGACAACACTCCCTTAGCAGTGACAGTGACACCATGCGATGCCCCTCTGGAGTGGAAACTGAGTGTGCAAGAGCTCCCGGAGGAAGCCAGTGGAGAAGGTTCAG GTGAACCAGAACCTCTtgagcagcagaaacagcagattACTAATGAAGAGGGCACAGAGCTGTTCTCTTATAAAGGCAACGATGTTGAGTATTTTGTGTCCTCTAGTTCCCCATCTGGTTTGTACCAACTAGATCTGCTGTCAACAGAGAAGGATACACATTTTAAAGTGTATGCAACCACTACTCCAGAATCAGACCAACCTTACCCTGAATTACCTTATGATCCTAGAATTGATGTCACTTCTCTGGGACGTACAACAGTGACACTAGCATGGAAACCAAGTCCCACCGCCTCGTTACTGAAACAGCCAATTCAGTATTGCATAGTCATCAATAAAGAACACAATTTCAAAAGCCTCTGTGCTGTTGAAGCCAAACTCAGTTCTGATGATGCCTTCATGATGGCTCCAAAACCAGGTCTGGATTTCAGTCCGTTTGACTTTGCCCTTTTTGGCTTCCCTTCAGACAACAACTCGGGCAAAGAACGTGGTTTCCTAAAATCATCATCAAAGTTTGGGCGCCAAATGTCTTCAAAGCCAAGAGTTGACCTGCATAAGATTTGCATTGGGAACAAGAACATCTTCACAGTGTCTGATCTGAAACCTGATACGCAGTACTACTTTGACATGTTTGCAGTAAATACTAACACTAACATGAGCACTGCATACGTTGGCACCTTTGCCAGAACAAAGGAGGAGGCTAAACAGAAGACAGTTGAACTGAAGGATGGCAAAGTAACAGATGTATTTATCAAGAGAAAGGGAGCTAAATTTCTACGGTTTGCTCCTGTCTCATCTCACCAAAAAGTCACCTTCTCTGTTCACTCgtgcctggatgctgttcagatCCAAGTTAGAAGAGATGGAAAACTTCTGTTGTCTCAGAATGTTGAAGGTGTACGGCAGTTTCAGCTTCGAGGAAAAGCAAAAGCTAAATATTTAATTAGgctgaaaggaagcaaaaaaggtGCTTCCATGTTGAAGATTTTGGCTACAACAAGGCCTAATAAGCAgtcatttccttctcttcctgaagATACGAGAATCAAAGCCTTCGACAAACTTCGCACGTGTTCTTCTGTTACGGTGGCATGGCTAGGGACACAAGAGAGAAACAAATTCTGCATCTATAAAAAGGAAGTGGATGATAATTTTAatgaagagcagaagaaaagagagcagaaCCAGTGCTTGGGTCCAGATACAAGGAAGAAATCAGAAAAGGTTCTCTGTAAATACTTTCACAGCCAGAATATACAGAAAGCAGTTACCACAGAGACAATTCGAGGCCTGCAGCCTGGCAAATCCTACCTGCTGGATGTTTATGTCATAGGGCATGGAGGGCACTCTGTTAAATATCAGAGCAAATTGGTGAAAACAAGGAAGTTCTGTTAG
- the NDNF gene encoding protein NDNF isoform X2 → MATKCCLIPCRMLLLHCALLLLLLPLSSRTQKLPTRDEELFQMQIRDKAFFHDSSVIPDGAEISSYLFRDTPKRYFFVVEEDNTPLAVTVTPCDAPLEWKLSVQELPEEASGEGSGEPEPLEQQKQQITNEEGTELFSYKGNDVEYFVSSSSPSGLYQLDLLSTEKDTHFKVYATTTPESDQPYPELPYDPRIDVTSLGRTTVTLAWKPSPTASLLKQPIQYCIVINKEHNFKSLCAVEAKLSSDDAFMMAPKPGLDFSPFDFALFGFPSDNNSGKERGFLKSSSKFGRQMSSKPRVDLHKICIGNKNIFTVSDLKPDTQYYFDMFAVNTNTNMSTAYVGTFARTKEEAKQKTVELKDGKVTDVFIKRKGAKFLRFAPVSSHQKVTFSVHSCLDAVQIQVRRDGKLLLSQNVEGVRQFQLRGKAKAKYLIRLKGSKKGASMLKILATTRPNKQSFPSLPEDTRIKAFDKLRTCSSVTVAWLGTQERNKFCIYKKEVDDNFNEEQKKREQNQCLGPDTRKKSEKVLCKYFHSQNIQKAVTTETIRGLQPGKSYLLDVYVIGHGGHSVKYQSKLVKTRKFC, encoded by the exons ATGGCTACTAAGTGCTGTTTAATCCCTTGCAG GATGCTCCTGCTTCACTGCgctctgcttttgctgctgctgccgctcagcTCAAGGACGCAGAAGTTGCCTACCAGAGATGAGGAGCTCTTCCAAATGCAGATCCGGGACAAAGCATTTTTTCATGATTCATCAGTAATCCCAGATGGAGCTGAAATTAGCAGCTATCTCTTCCGAGACACACCTAAAAG GTATTTCTTTGTGGTTGAAGAGGACAACACTCCCTTAGCAGTGACAGTGACACCATGCGATGCCCCTCTGGAGTGGAAACTGAGTGTGCAAGAGCTCCCGGAGGAAGCCAGTGGAGAAGGTTCAG GTGAACCAGAACCTCTtgagcagcagaaacagcagattACTAATGAAGAGGGCACAGAGCTGTTCTCTTATAAAGGCAACGATGTTGAGTATTTTGTGTCCTCTAGTTCCCCATCTGGTTTGTACCAACTAGATCTGCTGTCAACAGAGAAGGATACACATTTTAAAGTGTATGCAACCACTACTCCAGAATCAGACCAACCTTACCCTGAATTACCTTATGATCCTAGAATTGATGTCACTTCTCTGGGACGTACAACAGTGACACTAGCATGGAAACCAAGTCCCACCGCCTCGTTACTGAAACAGCCAATTCAGTATTGCATAGTCATCAATAAAGAACACAATTTCAAAAGCCTCTGTGCTGTTGAAGCCAAACTCAGTTCTGATGATGCCTTCATGATGGCTCCAAAACCAGGTCTGGATTTCAGTCCGTTTGACTTTGCCCTTTTTGGCTTCCCTTCAGACAACAACTCGGGCAAAGAACGTGGTTTCCTAAAATCATCATCAAAGTTTGGGCGCCAAATGTCTTCAAAGCCAAGAGTTGACCTGCATAAGATTTGCATTGGGAACAAGAACATCTTCACAGTGTCTGATCTGAAACCTGATACGCAGTACTACTTTGACATGTTTGCAGTAAATACTAACACTAACATGAGCACTGCATACGTTGGCACCTTTGCCAGAACAAAGGAGGAGGCTAAACAGAAGACAGTTGAACTGAAGGATGGCAAAGTAACAGATGTATTTATCAAGAGAAAGGGAGCTAAATTTCTACGGTTTGCTCCTGTCTCATCTCACCAAAAAGTCACCTTCTCTGTTCACTCgtgcctggatgctgttcagatCCAAGTTAGAAGAGATGGAAAACTTCTGTTGTCTCAGAATGTTGAAGGTGTACGGCAGTTTCAGCTTCGAGGAAAAGCAAAAGCTAAATATTTAATTAGgctgaaaggaagcaaaaaaggtGCTTCCATGTTGAAGATTTTGGCTACAACAAGGCCTAATAAGCAgtcatttccttctcttcctgaagATACGAGAATCAAAGCCTTCGACAAACTTCGCACGTGTTCTTCTGTTACGGTGGCATGGCTAGGGACACAAGAGAGAAACAAATTCTGCATCTATAAAAAGGAAGTGGATGATAATTTTAatgaagagcagaagaaaagagagcagaaCCAGTGCTTGGGTCCAGATACAAGGAAGAAATCAGAAAAGGTTCTCTGTAAATACTTTCACAGCCAGAATATACAGAAAGCAGTTACCACAGAGACAATTCGAGGCCTGCAGCCTGGCAAATCCTACCTGCTGGATGTTTATGTCATAGGGCATGGAGGGCACTCTGTTAAATATCAGAGCAAATTGGTGAAAACAAGGAAGTTCTGTTAG
- the NDNF gene encoding protein NDNF isoform X1, translating to MRVKTALCRPFWCQETYFPEFERLCLYLLGVGLTAGQTDAAISCLCTAEGELDTAESDDFGRFCRELMGDLQVKKKMPCAVCCIFPRLGACGPWMLLLHCALLLLLLPLSSRTQKLPTRDEELFQMQIRDKAFFHDSSVIPDGAEISSYLFRDTPKRYFFVVEEDNTPLAVTVTPCDAPLEWKLSVQELPEEASGEGSGEPEPLEQQKQQITNEEGTELFSYKGNDVEYFVSSSSPSGLYQLDLLSTEKDTHFKVYATTTPESDQPYPELPYDPRIDVTSLGRTTVTLAWKPSPTASLLKQPIQYCIVINKEHNFKSLCAVEAKLSSDDAFMMAPKPGLDFSPFDFALFGFPSDNNSGKERGFLKSSSKFGRQMSSKPRVDLHKICIGNKNIFTVSDLKPDTQYYFDMFAVNTNTNMSTAYVGTFARTKEEAKQKTVELKDGKVTDVFIKRKGAKFLRFAPVSSHQKVTFSVHSCLDAVQIQVRRDGKLLLSQNVEGVRQFQLRGKAKAKYLIRLKGSKKGASMLKILATTRPNKQSFPSLPEDTRIKAFDKLRTCSSVTVAWLGTQERNKFCIYKKEVDDNFNEEQKKREQNQCLGPDTRKKSEKVLCKYFHSQNIQKAVTTETIRGLQPGKSYLLDVYVIGHGGHSVKYQSKLVKTRKFC from the exons ATGAGGGTGAAAACAGCCCTATGCAGGCCCTTTTGGTGTCAGGAGACCTACTTTCCTGAATTTGAACGGCTGTGTTTATACTTACTGGGAGTAGGACTGACTGCAGGACAGACAGATGCAGCAATCTCTTGTCTTTGCACTGCAGAAGGGGAACTGGATACAGCAGAGAGTGATGACTTTGGAAGATTTTgtcgggagctaatgggggatcTCCAGGTGAAAAAGAAGATGCCCTGTGCTGTGTGCTGCATATTCCCACGTTTGGGAGCCTGCGGCCCATG GATGCTCCTGCTTCACTGCgctctgcttttgctgctgctgccgctcagcTCAAGGACGCAGAAGTTGCCTACCAGAGATGAGGAGCTCTTCCAAATGCAGATCCGGGACAAAGCATTTTTTCATGATTCATCAGTAATCCCAGATGGAGCTGAAATTAGCAGCTATCTCTTCCGAGACACACCTAAAAG GTATTTCTTTGTGGTTGAAGAGGACAACACTCCCTTAGCAGTGACAGTGACACCATGCGATGCCCCTCTGGAGTGGAAACTGAGTGTGCAAGAGCTCCCGGAGGAAGCCAGTGGAGAAGGTTCAG GTGAACCAGAACCTCTtgagcagcagaaacagcagattACTAATGAAGAGGGCACAGAGCTGTTCTCTTATAAAGGCAACGATGTTGAGTATTTTGTGTCCTCTAGTTCCCCATCTGGTTTGTACCAACTAGATCTGCTGTCAACAGAGAAGGATACACATTTTAAAGTGTATGCAACCACTACTCCAGAATCAGACCAACCTTACCCTGAATTACCTTATGATCCTAGAATTGATGTCACTTCTCTGGGACGTACAACAGTGACACTAGCATGGAAACCAAGTCCCACCGCCTCGTTACTGAAACAGCCAATTCAGTATTGCATAGTCATCAATAAAGAACACAATTTCAAAAGCCTCTGTGCTGTTGAAGCCAAACTCAGTTCTGATGATGCCTTCATGATGGCTCCAAAACCAGGTCTGGATTTCAGTCCGTTTGACTTTGCCCTTTTTGGCTTCCCTTCAGACAACAACTCGGGCAAAGAACGTGGTTTCCTAAAATCATCATCAAAGTTTGGGCGCCAAATGTCTTCAAAGCCAAGAGTTGACCTGCATAAGATTTGCATTGGGAACAAGAACATCTTCACAGTGTCTGATCTGAAACCTGATACGCAGTACTACTTTGACATGTTTGCAGTAAATACTAACACTAACATGAGCACTGCATACGTTGGCACCTTTGCCAGAACAAAGGAGGAGGCTAAACAGAAGACAGTTGAACTGAAGGATGGCAAAGTAACAGATGTATTTATCAAGAGAAAGGGAGCTAAATTTCTACGGTTTGCTCCTGTCTCATCTCACCAAAAAGTCACCTTCTCTGTTCACTCgtgcctggatgctgttcagatCCAAGTTAGAAGAGATGGAAAACTTCTGTTGTCTCAGAATGTTGAAGGTGTACGGCAGTTTCAGCTTCGAGGAAAAGCAAAAGCTAAATATTTAATTAGgctgaaaggaagcaaaaaaggtGCTTCCATGTTGAAGATTTTGGCTACAACAAGGCCTAATAAGCAgtcatttccttctcttcctgaagATACGAGAATCAAAGCCTTCGACAAACTTCGCACGTGTTCTTCTGTTACGGTGGCATGGCTAGGGACACAAGAGAGAAACAAATTCTGCATCTATAAAAAGGAAGTGGATGATAATTTTAatgaagagcagaagaaaagagagcagaaCCAGTGCTTGGGTCCAGATACAAGGAAGAAATCAGAAAAGGTTCTCTGTAAATACTTTCACAGCCAGAATATACAGAAAGCAGTTACCACAGAGACAATTCGAGGCCTGCAGCCTGGCAAATCCTACCTGCTGGATGTTTATGTCATAGGGCATGGAGGGCACTCTGTTAAATATCAGAGCAAATTGGTGAAAACAAGGAAGTTCTGTTAG
- the NDNF gene encoding protein NDNF isoform X4: MLLLHCALLLLLLPLSSRTQKLPTRDEELFQMQIRDKAFFHDSSVIPDGAEISSYLFRDTPKRYFFVVEEDNTPLAVTVTPCDAPLEWKLSVQELPEEASGEGSGEPEPLEQQKQQITNEEGTELFSYKGNDVEYFVSSSSPSGLYQLDLLSTEKDTHFKVYATTTPESDQPYPELPYDPRIDVTSLGRTTVTLAWKPSPTASLLKQPIQYCIVINKEHNFKSLCAVEAKLSSDDAFMMAPKPGLDFSPFDFALFGFPSDNNSGKERGFLKSSSKFGRQMSSKPRVDLHKICIGNKNIFTVSDLKPDTQYYFDMFAVNTNTNMSTAYVGTFARTKEEAKQKTVELKDGKVTDVFIKRKGAKFLRFAPVSSHQKVTFSVHSCLDAVQIQVRRDGKLLLSQNVEGVRQFQLRGKAKAKYLIRLKGSKKGASMLKILATTRPNKQSFPSLPEDTRIKAFDKLRTCSSVTVAWLGTQERNKFCIYKKEVDDNFNEEQKKREQNQCLGPDTRKKSEKVLCKYFHSQNIQKAVTTETIRGLQPGKSYLLDVYVIGHGGHSVKYQSKLVKTRKFC, from the exons ATGCTCCTGCTTCACTGCgctctgcttttgctgctgctgccgctcagcTCAAGGACGCAGAAGTTGCCTACCAGAGATGAGGAGCTCTTCCAAATGCAGATCCGGGACAAAGCATTTTTTCATGATTCATCAGTAATCCCAGATGGAGCTGAAATTAGCAGCTATCTCTTCCGAGACACACCTAAAAG GTATTTCTTTGTGGTTGAAGAGGACAACACTCCCTTAGCAGTGACAGTGACACCATGCGATGCCCCTCTGGAGTGGAAACTGAGTGTGCAAGAGCTCCCGGAGGAAGCCAGTGGAGAAGGTTCAG GTGAACCAGAACCTCTtgagcagcagaaacagcagattACTAATGAAGAGGGCACAGAGCTGTTCTCTTATAAAGGCAACGATGTTGAGTATTTTGTGTCCTCTAGTTCCCCATCTGGTTTGTACCAACTAGATCTGCTGTCAACAGAGAAGGATACACATTTTAAAGTGTATGCAACCACTACTCCAGAATCAGACCAACCTTACCCTGAATTACCTTATGATCCTAGAATTGATGTCACTTCTCTGGGACGTACAACAGTGACACTAGCATGGAAACCAAGTCCCACCGCCTCGTTACTGAAACAGCCAATTCAGTATTGCATAGTCATCAATAAAGAACACAATTTCAAAAGCCTCTGTGCTGTTGAAGCCAAACTCAGTTCTGATGATGCCTTCATGATGGCTCCAAAACCAGGTCTGGATTTCAGTCCGTTTGACTTTGCCCTTTTTGGCTTCCCTTCAGACAACAACTCGGGCAAAGAACGTGGTTTCCTAAAATCATCATCAAAGTTTGGGCGCCAAATGTCTTCAAAGCCAAGAGTTGACCTGCATAAGATTTGCATTGGGAACAAGAACATCTTCACAGTGTCTGATCTGAAACCTGATACGCAGTACTACTTTGACATGTTTGCAGTAAATACTAACACTAACATGAGCACTGCATACGTTGGCACCTTTGCCAGAACAAAGGAGGAGGCTAAACAGAAGACAGTTGAACTGAAGGATGGCAAAGTAACAGATGTATTTATCAAGAGAAAGGGAGCTAAATTTCTACGGTTTGCTCCTGTCTCATCTCACCAAAAAGTCACCTTCTCTGTTCACTCgtgcctggatgctgttcagatCCAAGTTAGAAGAGATGGAAAACTTCTGTTGTCTCAGAATGTTGAAGGTGTACGGCAGTTTCAGCTTCGAGGAAAAGCAAAAGCTAAATATTTAATTAGgctgaaaggaagcaaaaaaggtGCTTCCATGTTGAAGATTTTGGCTACAACAAGGCCTAATAAGCAgtcatttccttctcttcctgaagATACGAGAATCAAAGCCTTCGACAAACTTCGCACGTGTTCTTCTGTTACGGTGGCATGGCTAGGGACACAAGAGAGAAACAAATTCTGCATCTATAAAAAGGAAGTGGATGATAATTTTAatgaagagcagaagaaaagagagcagaaCCAGTGCTTGGGTCCAGATACAAGGAAGAAATCAGAAAAGGTTCTCTGTAAATACTTTCACAGCCAGAATATACAGAAAGCAGTTACCACAGAGACAATTCGAGGCCTGCAGCCTGGCAAATCCTACCTGCTGGATGTTTATGTCATAGGGCATGGAGGGCACTCTGTTAAATATCAGAGCAAATTGGTGAAAACAAGGAAGTTCTGTTAG